DNA from Kitasatospora acidiphila:
GTTGGCGTCCCAGGCGGTGGCGATCAGCTCGCCGTGCTCGCGCCGGCCCTCCCCCTTCGCGAACAGGCTGAGCATGCCGACGCCCAGGTCGTAGCCGTCCAGGACGACGTACATGCCGAGCGAGAGCAGGACGAGGGCGTAGGTGGCGTACTCAAGCAACGGGGGCCTCCTTTCCGAGGATCGGCGCCGCGGGCGCCTCTGGGCCGGCCTTGACGGTACGGACGATGTAGCGGACCCAGATGGCCAGCAGGGTCGCGTAGAGGAGCACGAAGGCGGTCAGGGTGGTGGCGGCCTCGGCGGTGGTCAGGTGCGACAGCGCGTCGGCGGTGCGCAGCTTGCCGTAGACCACCCAGGGCTGCCTACCGGTCTCGGCGGTGATCCAGCCGCCGGTGATGGCGATGACGCCGGCGGGTGTCATCCAGACCATCCAGCGCAGGAAGCGGCGGGAGTCGAACAGCCGCCTGCGCAGGCGCAGCACCAGACCCGCGAGGGCGGTGGCGAACATGGCCAGGGCGATGAAGTACATGGCCCGGAAGCCGTAGAAGACGCTCCACATGTTGGGCCGCTCGTCGGGCGGGCTCTGCAGCAGACCGGGCACGTGGGCCTCGCCGGTGAGGTCGTGGCCGATCACCGCGCCCAGGTGCGGGACGGTGATGCGCAGGTCGTTCTTGCCCTGGCCGGTGTCGGGGATGACGACCAGGTTGTATCCGTTGTTGTCGGTCTGCCAGTTCCCCTCGAGCGCTTGCAGTTTGGCGGGCTGGTGCTGGGCCATGAAGCCGGCGGTGGCGTCACCGTAGTAGAACTGGATCGGCATCAGGATGGCGAGCACCCCGAGGGCGATGGACAGGCAGCGGCGGGCGAACGGGAACGCGGCCCGGCGCTGCTTGACCAGGTACCAGGCGGAGATGCCGCCGACGAACCAGCTCGCGCTGATCAGTACGGCCAGCAGCATGTGCGGGAACCGGTAGGTGAAGGCCGGGTTGAGCAGGATCGTCATCCAGTCGCCGGGGTGGAACTGGCCGGCCGTCTCGGTGTAGCCGGCCGGGTCCTGCATCCAGCTGTTGGCGGACAGGATCCAGGTGGTGGACAGCAGGGTGCCGGAGGCGACCATCCAGGAGGCGAGCGCCATGGTGCGCGGTTTGACCCGGCCCTCGCCGTAGAGCATGACGCCGATGAAGCCGGCCTCCAGGAAGAAGGCCGTGATGACCTCCATGCCGATGGTGACCCCGATGACGGGTCCGACGGCGTGGGCGAAGACACCCCAGTTGAGGCCGAACTCGAAGGTCATCACGGTGCCCGCGACGACACCGAGGCCGAAGCCGACCGCGAAGATCTTCTTCCAGAAGCGGAAGATCTGCTGGTAGAGCGGGTTGCCCGTGCGTACGTAGGCGGTCTGCACGACGGCGAGCAGCACGGAGAGGCCGACCGTGAGGGCCGGGAAGGACATGTGGAAGATCGCCGTGATGGCGAACTGCCACCGGGACAGTTCTATGGCGGCCGGTGAGGCCATGAGGTCTCCGGAGGGTGGGCGGAACGGGGTTGGCGCGGCGGGAGCCGGAGGCAGCGGAGCTGAGGCGGCAGCAGCTCACTCCCGGCGGAGCTGAGGCGGCAGCACCTCACTGCCGGTGGACCTGATGAGGCGACACCTCACTCCCGGTAGAGCAGCGCGGTGGCGCCGGCCAGCACCGCGGCGGCCACCAGCGCCCAGGCGGTCTGCCCGTGCAGCACCAGGACCGCGCCGGGGGCCGCGCCGGCCAGCATGGTGGCGACCGCGAGGACCCTGCGCCGCTGGCGCGGCGCGGTGCCGCCGGCCAGGCGGGAGTCGGCCGCCAGGCCGGTCAGGGTGAGGGTGAGCACGGTGGTGGTGAGGTCCGGCACGCCGAGGCCGCGCACGGTGCCGTTGCGGATGCCCATCGCCACGGCCACCAGGGCGATCACGGCGTACCGCGCGGATCCGTTCGCGCTCCAGGCGAAGACGACGGCGGCGGACACCGCGAGCAGTGCGATCTCCAGGGCCAGGGCCGTGCGCACCCGGCGGTCGCGCCGCGTGTCGGCGTTCCGCGCCACCAGGCGGCCGGCCAGGACCGCGCCGAGCAGGAAGGCGGCGAGTGAGGTCAGCGAGCCCGTGACGGAGAACCCGGGTGCTCCGGCCAGGGCGAAGGCGATGACGACGACGTTGCCGGTCATGTTCGCCGTGAAGACATGGCCGAGGCCGAGGTAGCTCACGGCGTCGATCAGGCCGCTGACCGCGGTGAGGGCGAACAGGGCCAGCGCCAGCGGATGGCGGTCGTGGACCTGTGGCCCGGGAACCGGCGACTGCGGTCGGGCGGCGGTTCCGGGATCGTCTGCGGGCGTGGTCACGGTGTGTCCTCTACGAGTTGACGTTCCATCAGAAGAAGCACGGGTCCAGCGGCGCTGCACTCTGACCGGGGACGGCGAGGCCGCGGGCTTCGCGCCAGGCGAGCTGCTCGCCGGAGGCCGCGGCGGCCTCCACCACCCGATCGGCCTGCCGGACGCCGGCCAGGCTGGGCGCGGGGGTGGCGTGGTAGCCGCCGAACCGCGTGACCGGGCTCCAGGACGGCGCCACCGCGGGCAGCTCGGGGGCCAGCCCCTGGTGCTCCTGGGCGCCGTGGACGATCCGGCCGCCGACCACGGTGAGGACCGACTCGATGTGCGGGATGTCCGGCTCCGGCACGGTGAAGTAGTCGGCGCTGAGCACCGCGAGGTCCGCGTAACTCCCCACGGTCAGACGTCCCTTGACGTCATCCTCGCCGGTGAGGCGGGCGCCGCCCAGGGTGTAGAGCTCCAGGGCCTGCTCGCGGCTGAGCCGGTTGTGCTCGGCTGCCAGGCGCCGCCCACTGATCGCGCGGCCGGAGACCAGCCAGTGCAGCGCGACCCAGGGGTTGTAGGAGGAGACCCGGGTGGCGTCGGTGCCCCCCGCGACGGTGAGGCCGCGGTCCAGCATGGCGCGCAGCGGCGGCGCCTCGGCGGCGGCCGGGGCGCCGTAGCGCGAGACGAATGCCTCGCCCTGGAAGGACATCCGGTTCTGCACCGAGACGGCGCCGCCCAGGGCCGCGATCCGGTCGAGGCTGTCCGGGCTCACCGTCTCCGCGTGGTCGAAGAGCCAGCGGTTGCCGTGCGGGAAGAGGCCGTCGGCGGCGAGCTTCTCGAAGACGGCGAGGTCGCGGCGGATGGTCTCGTCGTAGCTGGCGTGCAGCCGAAAGCCCCAGCCGTGCTCCATGAGCAGGCGGACGGCCTTCTCGAACTCGCTCTCGTAGGCGCCCAATTGCGGTCGCGGTTCGGTGAAGTTCTCGAAGTCGGCCGCCGCCCAGGTGAGGTTCTCCCCGGCGCCGTTGAGGCGCAGCCAGGCGTCGCCGTCGCCGGGGCGCACGGTTGCGACCCAGCGGGCGAGGTCGTCCAGTTCC
Protein-coding regions in this window:
- a CDS encoding cytochrome ubiquinol oxidase subunit I; its protein translation is MASPAAIELSRWQFAITAIFHMSFPALTVGLSVLLAVVQTAYVRTGNPLYQQIFRFWKKIFAVGFGLGVVAGTVMTFEFGLNWGVFAHAVGPVIGVTIGMEVITAFFLEAGFIGVMLYGEGRVKPRTMALASWMVASGTLLSTTWILSANSWMQDPAGYTETAGQFHPGDWMTILLNPAFTYRFPHMLLAVLISASWFVGGISAWYLVKQRRAAFPFARRCLSIALGVLAILMPIQFYYGDATAGFMAQHQPAKLQALEGNWQTDNNGYNLVVIPDTGQGKNDLRITVPHLGAVIGHDLTGEAHVPGLLQSPPDERPNMWSVFYGFRAMYFIALAMFATALAGLVLRLRRRLFDSRRFLRWMVWMTPAGVIAITGGWITAETGRQPWVVYGKLRTADALSHLTTAEAATTLTAFVLLYATLLAIWVRYIVRTVKAGPEAPAAPILGKEAPVA
- a CDS encoding YoaK family protein; protein product: MTTPADDPGTAARPQSPVPGPQVHDRHPLALALFALTAVSGLIDAVSYLGLGHVFTANMTGNVVVIAFALAGAPGFSVTGSLTSLAAFLLGAVLAGRLVARNADTRRDRRVRTALALEIALLAVSAAVVFAWSANGSARYAVIALVAVAMGIRNGTVRGLGVPDLTTTVLTLTLTGLAADSRLAGGTAPRQRRRVLAVATMLAGAAPGAVLVLHGQTAWALVAAAVLAGATALLYRE
- a CDS encoding amidohydrolase, with translation MPVAGIRPGAPDQPADLVVRNAKVHTNDPRRPHASAVAVRDGLITAVGADADVVPLVGPDTRVVDALGRRAVPGLNDAHLHVIRGGLNYVLELRWDGVPTLRQALAMLRVQAEATPPGQWVRVVGGWSADQFAERRLPTLDELNAAAPDTPVFVLHLYQSALLNRAALRAAGFTRDTPNPRGGQIVRGHDGEPTGLLIAAPGALLLYSTLAKAPMLDEAHQAGSTRHFLRELNRFGLTSAIDAAGGFQSFPENYATVMELARQGQLTLRIAYHLFPQTAGQELDDLARWVATVRPGDGDAWLRLNGAGENLTWAAADFENFTEPRPQLGAYESEFEKAVRLLMEHGWGFRLHASYDETIRRDLAVFEKLAADGLFPHGNRWLFDHAETVSPDSLDRIAALGGAVSVQNRMSFQGEAFVSRYGAPAAAEAPPLRAMLDRGLTVAGGTDATRVSSYNPWVALHWLVSGRAISGRRLAAEHNRLSREQALELYTLGGARLTGEDDVKGRLTVGSYADLAVLSADYFTVPEPDIPHIESVLTVVGGRIVHGAQEHQGLAPELPAVAPSWSPVTRFGGYHATPAPSLAGVRQADRVVEAAAASGEQLAWREARGLAVPGQSAAPLDPCFF